The region GACTCGAGCATCCGCTGCATTTCTTTCTCACGCACGGCTCGCTCCCTCCTTCAAGATCAAAGCGGCCTCTTTCACGGCTCTTACGTGAGCTGGGTAAGTCCCACAGCGACACAGATTGCCAGCCAGAGCCTCTCTGATTTCCTGTTCAGTAGGATCCGGGTTTCGGTCCAGTAGCGCCTTGGCAGTCACTACGAACCCCGGGGTGCAAAAGCCGCACTGCATGCAACTGTGTTTCACATATGACTCGATTAGCGGGTGATTGGTTTTGGCGATGCCCTCTATAGTTTCGATGGGCTTGCCTTCGCATTCCACCGCCAGAGTCATGCAGGAGAGTATGGGGCGGCCCTCCATGATGACCGTGCAGGCGCCACAAGCTCCCTCTCCGCAAAATTCCTTGGT is a window of Thermoleophilia bacterium DNA encoding:
- a CDS encoding (2Fe-2S)-binding protein, with product MSDAPIAEAAGTLIELRVNGQRHAVIVQPQWTLQYVLSEVLGLTGTKEFCGEGACGACTVIMEGRPILSCMTLAVECEGKPIETIEGIAKTNHPLIESYVKHSCMQCGFCTPGFVVTAKALLDRNPDPTEQEIREALAGNLCRCGTYPAHVRAVKEAALILKEGASRA